Below is a window of Planctomycetes bacterium MalM25 DNA.
GCGCCCGGCGCGTTGGCGGCGGAGATCGCGCTGGAGCTCGGCCCTGGGCTGACCCTAGTCGAGGCGACGGTCAACGAGACCCTGTTCGACGACCCGAATCCGGGCGACAACCCGTATCTCCCTGGCTCACCCGAGGGGGGCGACACGACCGGCCTGTGGATCGACACGGAGCAGAACACCCTGTTCGCGTCGTTCGGCTCGGGCGACCTCGGCGTGGGGGCGTTCGAGTTTCTGACCTTCGAGTATGCAGGCGAAGGCGACGCGTCGGCTGTCGGGGTGGTTGCGCAAAAGGGGATGACTCACAACGTCCTGTTAGGCGATTCGACCATCTGTGACGATTGCGTTGTCATTGATTACCCATGTGGCGACTTTGATAACAATGGTTCTGTCGGCGACGGCGACCTGACGTTGCTCCTGAGCAATTGGGGCGCCGTCGTGCCGCCTGTCCCGTTCGGTTGGATTGGCACTCAGCCCACAGCGCCGTTGATAGGCGACGATGAGTTGACCTGCCTCTTGTTGGCTTGGGGGGGGGCAGCCCCTGCCGCGGTCCCTGAGCCCGCCGCCGCCTTCTTGGCGTTTGCGGCGGCCGGCTTGCTGCTGGCGCGGCGTGTGCGCTCCTAACCGCAGGACCTGACAATGCGCAGCCTGACGCTGCTAACGATCGCCCTCACGGCAGCGCCCGCCATCGCGGCGCCGAGCCTTGCGATAGTCACCGACAACACGGGGGGCGTGGTCGTGCAGATCACGACCGATGCGCCCGGCGCGTTGGCGGCGGAGATCGCCTTCGAGACGTTCGGCGTTCCCATCGAAGAAGCGATCGTCAACACCGACCTGTTCGACGACCCGAACCCGGGCGATAACCCCTACCTCGATGGCTCTCCCGTAGGCGGAGACACAACCGGTCTATGGATCGATCACGAGGCGGGCCGAGTCTTTGCCTCGTTTGGATCCGAGGATCTTGGTGTCGGCACGTTTGACTTCTTGTCGCTCGATCTTGATATGGGGGGAATCTGTGGCGATGTCTCTGCTGATGTTGGTGTTTCCGGTCTTGTTGCCCAAACGGGCGTCGTGGGAGAGATGTTGACCGCCTACGGTGTGGCGTACGAGTACTGCCCCATCTTCAATGCGGACTTCGACTTTGATGGCGCCGTTGGCGACGCCGACCTGACGCTGTTGCTCAGCAACTGGGGAGAGCCGATCCCTCCCGTACCGTCAGGCTGGATCGGAGCGCAGCCTACCGCGCCCAACGTCGGAGACGACGAGCTGACAGTCCTGCTGAGCACTTGGGGTTTCAGAATCGTACTGGCGGTTCCTGAACCTACCGGGGTAATAACCCTCTTGGCCTGCCTGGCCCTCGGTATGCCGCTTCGGCGAAAACTCTAACTCCCGCCGACGCGCACCTCGAGCGTGTCGCTCACGCCGTCACGCGAGTACGCCGGCACGCTCCGATCGGCCAGCGGGCGGGCGTCGTCCCATGAGAAGACCGTCACCCGGGCGCGCCCCGGTCGGTGGGCGGTCAGCTCGCCGAACTTGTTGATGCTCGCCACCTCGGGGTCGCTCGATTCCCAGACGACGTTCTGCCGCGTCGCGTCGGCGGGCAGCACTTGGCAGGCGAGCGTGAGGGTCTCGCCGACCTCCGCCGTGCCGCGGGGGGCCGAGAGCTTCAGGTCGGTCACGGCGACGTAGGCGTGGGCATCGACGATCGCTTGCAGTCGTTCGCTCGCTCGACGCTGCTCGGGGTCGAGTTCCTCGGCGGGCAGGCCGCTGTGGTGGATGTGCTTGAAGGCGATCTCCACCTGGCGGTCGCCACCCCTTTCGAGCCGGTCGGTCCGCAGGTCAAAGAACCGCCCCTCCGGGTAGCTGTGGTGCGGGGCGTAGCGTTTGAAGTCCTTGTCGAAGGCGTACCGCAGCACGCGGTCGAGGTCGGTCGCTTGGCGGTTCGCGTTGTACCACGTGTAGATGTGATCGCGGTGCTCGCCCGCGGCGCCCGCGACCTGATCCCAGAAGCTGAGGCCGTCGATCGCGTCGGCGTTGGGCGCGTCGATCTCGGTCGCCTCGTAGAGCGTCGGGCAGAGATCGACCACATCGACCAGGCCGGCGTAGCGGCTGCCGGCGGGGACCTTGCCGGGCTGCGAGAAGACGAGCGGCACGTGCAGTCCGTTGTCCTTGGTGTCCCCCTTGCCGCCGACGTAGTCGGAACCGTCCGCCAGGTGATGGACGAACGGCTCCTTGGTCCCGTTGTCACCCATCACGACAACCAGCGTGTTCTCGCGCAGGCCGAGCGCGTCGAGCTTGTCGATCACGTTGCCGATCAGCTTGTCGGCGTACATGACCATGTCGGGGAAGTAGTAGCGGTCGTCGCCGTCGCAAGGCTTGTTGCGGCAGTTGGTGTCGGGGAACGTGTCGTACGCCTTGCGAGGGGTCGTGTCGGGCGTGGGGGTGTGCTCGTCGTGGACGAGGATCATCGGGTAGTAGAGGAAGAACGGCTCGTCCCGGTGGCGGTCGATGAAGTCGAGCGCGTGCCGGTTCACGATGTCGGGCCCGTACCACCGGCGGCCGGTCTCCGGGTCGATCTCGGTCGGCTTGTTCTTGTAGTTGACCAGCTCACCGTTCTCGACGAGCAGCGGGTTGAGATAGCGGCGTCCCTCGTCGGTCACGTCGAAGCAGCAGAACTCGTCCCAGCCGAATCGGTAGAGGTAGTCTTTCGCGGGGAGGTCCTTCGTGCCGCGCGTCTGCTTCCACTTGCCGAACATGCCGGTCGTGTACCCGGCCCGCTGGAAAACGTCGCCGAACGTGATCTGCGAGGCGTGCAGCGACTTGGCCTTCAGGAAGTTGCGGCTGTTGTACTGACCGGTCATCAGCGCGACGCGGCTCGGCTCGCACAGCGGGTAGATGTACGCCTGCTCGCAGAGCAGGCCCTCCTCGGCCAGCCGGTCGATCCGCGGGGTCGACATCGGTCGCCGATCGAAACGCCCGAACTTCTCGCTGACCTCCGTCGAACCGTAAGCCGACACGCCGTAGTGGCTGAGATCGTCGATCAGCACGAAGACGACGTTCGGCCGCTGGGCGAGTGCCGGCAACGCGAACAAGAGCACGCCGAGAATCGGCGCGGAGCACATGAAACGAAGAAGGAAGGGACGCATCGAGGAGCCTCGGGAGCAAGTGGTTCTGAACCCACAAGCGTAACCCGACGGTCGCCGAGATACGAAACCCCTGCCGCCGCGGTTTACTCGCGATTACCCCTCGGCCGTGTCGCCTTCGGCCTTGGTGCTGCTCGGCGGGGTCGCCTTGCGCTCGGCGAGGGTGCCCGGCACGATCTTCGGCCCGGCGCTGGCGTTCTCGATGAGCACCTTAAGCTCGTCGCCGTCGATGACCTCTTTTTCCATGAGCGCCTTGGTGACCGCCTCGAGCGAATCGCGGCGGCTGCGGAGCGTGTCGCGGGTGTGGTCGAGCATCTGATCGACGATCCGCTTGACCTCCTGGTCGATCTCGCGGGTG
It encodes the following:
- the atsA_2 gene encoding Arylsulfatase precursor; its protein translation is MRPFLLRFMCSAPILGVLLFALPALAQRPNVVFVLIDDLSHYGVSAYGSTEVSEKFGRFDRRPMSTPRIDRLAEEGLLCEQAYIYPLCEPSRVALMTGQYNSRNFLKAKSLHASQITFGDVFQRAGYTTGMFGKWKQTRGTKDLPAKDYLYRFGWDEFCCFDVTDEGRRYLNPLLVENGELVNYKNKPTEIDPETGRRWYGPDIVNRHALDFIDRHRDEPFFLYYPMILVHDEHTPTPDTTPRKAYDTFPDTNCRNKPCDGDDRYYFPDMVMYADKLIGNVIDKLDALGLRENTLVVVMGDNGTKEPFVHHLADGSDYVGGKGDTKDNGLHVPLVFSQPGKVPAGSRYAGLVDVVDLCPTLYEATEIDAPNADAIDGLSFWDQVAGAAGEHRDHIYTWYNANRQATDLDRVLRYAFDKDFKRYAPHHSYPEGRFFDLRTDRLERGGDRQVEIAFKHIHHSGLPAEELDPEQRRASERLQAIVDAHAYVAVTDLKLSAPRGTAEVGETLTLACQVLPADATRQNVVWESSDPEVASINKFGELTAHRPGRARVTVFSWDDARPLADRSVPAYSRDGVSDTLEVRVGGS